In one Chitinophaga sancti genomic region, the following are encoded:
- a CDS encoding SDR family oxidoreductase, whose translation MDNQTTIDAALAGKIALVTGGTKGIGKAVVKRLEQAGATVIVIARNQPEDPQSANTFIAADLARAEEVSKVADIIKKQFGRIDIIINNMGANTYPGGGFSTLTDEDWNQALQVNLLSSVRLDRALLPMMLAQQSGVIIHVSTTSSQFPIWEATMAYSTAKSALNTYSKALATEVASKGVRVVTVSPGLNKTEAMTVFLEDLARQSNSSVEETTAKLFERVGGVPIGRMAAPEETAELIYFLVTPAASYITGANLVIDGGNFPVVK comes from the coding sequence ATGGACAATCAAACAACAATTGATGCGGCATTAGCAGGAAAGATAGCGCTCGTAACCGGTGGAACGAAAGGAATAGGTAAAGCGGTGGTAAAAAGGTTGGAGCAGGCAGGGGCAACAGTAATTGTCATCGCCCGCAATCAGCCGGAAGATCCTCAGTCAGCAAATACGTTTATTGCTGCAGACCTGGCGCGGGCAGAAGAAGTCAGCAAAGTGGCTGATATAATTAAAAAACAATTCGGGCGGATAGACATCATCATTAATAATATGGGTGCAAATACCTATCCGGGCGGTGGATTCAGCACATTGACAGATGAAGACTGGAACCAGGCGCTGCAGGTAAACCTGCTTTCTTCAGTTCGCCTGGACCGTGCTTTATTGCCGATGATGCTGGCGCAGCAAAGTGGGGTGATCATTCACGTATCTACAACCAGCAGCCAGTTCCCAATATGGGAGGCTACAATGGCATATAGTACCGCAAAATCTGCCCTGAATACGTATAGTAAAGCATTGGCTACTGAAGTAGCCAGTAAAGGGGTAAGAGTCGTAACGGTATCTCCTGGCTTAAATAAGACCGAAGCAATGACGGTCTTCCTGGAAGATTTAGCAAGACAAAGCAATAGTAGTGTAGAAGAAACGACCGCAAAATTGTTTGAAAGAGTAGGGGGCGTACCTATCGGAAGAATGGCAGCGCCGGAGGAAACGGCGGAGTTGATTTACTTCCTGGTAACGCCTGCGGCTTCTTATATTACGGGAGCGAACCTGGTTATTGACGGAGGGAATTTTCCGGTGGTGAAATAG